In Mycetocola zhujimingii, one DNA window encodes the following:
- a CDS encoding AMP-binding protein: protein MAHHPDLAIDGEGFGTLSVASILSETANRRPDSPAIHFYGNTISYGQLWDEARAYAGALRDRGIGRGDRVAMLVPNVPDFPRVYYAALSLGAIVVPIHLLFKAEEIAFVLKDSGADVLVAAAPLLAEAIPAAESAGVPLVTVLAPPPEAGGPAVPRLEAEAAASEPIERLVSMNPLEAATILYTSGTTGTPKGAVGSHLAVVEQVHCSLIDSFDMRTDDVIFGGLPLFHTFGQTAVMNIAFRRGASIILLPRFDPDEALALLVAHQATVFTAVPTMFVGMIQAASRTGERPPLRYAVSGGAALPVAVLEAFQQAYGAEVHEGYGLTETAPTVSFNSVYEPIRPGTVGRALWGVDIAIAEAEVEGRIEFAQAGDLGEIVVRGHNLFKGYLGRADASAEAVVDGWFRTGDLGTYEDGIVTIVDRKKDMIVRNGYNVYPTEVEAVLSRHPDVAMAAVFGLAHDTHGQEVHAAVVALDGRELDSDELIAFCKERIAAYKYPRVVHLVDALPLGGSGKVLKRHLVDQFTVLQS from the coding sequence ATGGCACACCACCCAGACCTGGCCATCGACGGCGAGGGCTTCGGCACGCTCTCGGTCGCGAGCATCCTCTCTGAAACCGCGAACCGGAGACCCGACAGCCCCGCCATTCATTTCTACGGCAACACCATTAGCTACGGGCAGCTGTGGGACGAGGCGCGTGCCTACGCCGGCGCCCTTCGGGACCGCGGCATCGGACGCGGCGACCGGGTCGCGATGCTCGTTCCGAACGTGCCCGACTTTCCGCGGGTGTACTACGCGGCGCTGTCGCTCGGCGCGATCGTCGTCCCGATCCACCTCCTCTTCAAAGCCGAGGAGATCGCGTTTGTGCTGAAGGACAGCGGGGCTGACGTGCTCGTTGCCGCAGCGCCGCTGCTCGCCGAAGCGATCCCGGCTGCTGAGTCTGCCGGGGTGCCCCTCGTCACGGTGCTCGCCCCACCGCCCGAGGCAGGCGGGCCTGCCGTGCCGCGTCTCGAGGCCGAAGCTGCGGCATCCGAACCGATCGAACGACTCGTCTCGATGAACCCGCTCGAAGCGGCAACGATCCTCTACACGAGCGGGACCACCGGGACGCCCAAGGGAGCCGTGGGTTCTCACCTCGCTGTCGTCGAGCAGGTGCACTGTTCACTTATCGACTCCTTCGATATGCGCACCGACGATGTGATCTTCGGTGGGCTGCCGCTCTTCCACACCTTCGGGCAGACCGCCGTCATGAACATCGCCTTCCGTCGTGGGGCATCGATCATCCTGTTGCCGCGGTTCGACCCGGACGAGGCCCTCGCGCTGCTCGTCGCGCACCAGGCGACGGTGTTCACCGCGGTGCCGACGATGTTCGTCGGCATGATCCAGGCCGCGTCCCGCACGGGGGAGCGCCCGCCGCTCCGCTACGCGGTATCGGGCGGGGCAGCCCTGCCGGTTGCGGTGCTCGAGGCCTTTCAGCAGGCGTACGGTGCCGAGGTGCACGAGGGTTACGGCCTCACCGAGACGGCGCCGACCGTGTCGTTCAACAGTGTGTACGAGCCGATTCGCCCCGGCACCGTCGGCCGAGCACTCTGGGGCGTCGACATCGCGATCGCCGAGGCCGAGGTCGAGGGGCGCATCGAGTTTGCGCAGGCCGGAGATCTCGGCGAGATCGTCGTGCGCGGCCACAACCTCTTCAAGGGGTACCTCGGTCGAGCGGATGCCTCGGCGGAGGCGGTCGTCGACGGCTGGTTCCGCACGGGCGACCTCGGCACGTACGAGGACGGGATCGTCACGATCGTCGACCGCAAGAAGGACATGATCGTGCGCAACGGATACAACGTGTATCCGACGGAGGTGGAGGCTGTTCTGTCCCGTCATCCGGATGTTGCGATGGCCGCGGTGTTCGGGCTCGCCCACGACACGCACGGCCAGGAGGTGCACGCCGCTGTGGTCGCGCTCGACGGGCGGGAACTCGACTCCGATGAGCTCATCGCGTTCTGCAAGGAGCGCATCGCGGCGTACAAGTACCCCCGGGTGGTGCACCTCGTCGACGCCCTGCCCCTCGGCGGCAGCGGCAAGGTGCTGAAGCGGCACCTTGTCGACCAGTTCACCGTGCTGCAGAGCTGA